The following are from one region of the Halarcobacter sp. genome:
- a CDS encoding biotin/lipoyl-containing protein, whose protein sequence is MAKKYIDVMDTTFRDGFQSVFGGRVLMNDFFPAVEAAKDAGITHFEFGGGARFQSLFFYLQENAFEMMDKFREIVGPEANLQTLARGINTVMLDTGSRELVEMHAKMFAKHGVSTIRNFDALNDVQNLEYSAECIKKYGLNHEVVITLMDLPPGCEGAHDVPFYEKTLRNILDAGVPYDSICFKDASGTSSPQKVFDTIKMARKLVGEDTHIRLHTHETAGVSVACYLAALEAGADGIDLAASPVSGGTSQPDILTMMHAVKGKDYDLGGLELDKVLKYQEVLNDCLKDYFMPPEATQVSPLIPFSPMPGGALTANTQMMRDNGTLDKFPEVIKAMREVVEKGGYGTSVTPVSQFYWQQAYANVMFGPWKQIAPGYGKMVLGYFGKTPVKPDAEIVKLASEKLKLEPTSENPLDIADRDEKKTFAYWENRLKEESIEATEENIFIAAACDEKGIAFLKGNGPLSVRKNDDSTCENDKECVVGENKGMSNATGNYTVVVDGQKFNVTVAEGNADIQVTPAAEAPAAASSTPAPAGGTEIPATVAGNVWKMNIKVGDTVKKGDVVAILEAMKMEIDVEAPCDGTISAILANPSDPVEEGQAIATIS, encoded by the coding sequence ATGGCTAAAAAATATATTGACGTCATGGATACTACATTTAGAGATGGATTTCAATCTGTCTTTGGAGGTAGAGTTTTAATGAATGATTTCTTTCCAGCAGTAGAAGCTGCGAAAGATGCTGGTATTACACATTTCGAATTTGGTGGGGGAGCTAGATTTCAATCTTTATTCTTTTATTTACAAGAGAATGCTTTCGAAATGATGGATAAGTTCAGAGAGATTGTTGGTCCAGAAGCTAACTTACAAACTCTTGCAAGAGGTATCAATACTGTTATGTTAGATACTGGTTCAAGAGAATTGGTTGAGATGCATGCAAAAATGTTTGCAAAACATGGTGTATCAACTATTAGAAATTTTGATGCATTAAATGATGTACAAAATTTAGAATATTCTGCTGAGTGTATTAAAAAATATGGTTTAAATCACGAAGTTGTAATAACTTTAATGGATTTACCTCCAGGTTGTGAAGGTGCGCATGATGTACCTTTTTATGAAAAAACATTAAGAAACATTCTTGATGCTGGTGTACCTTATGATTCAATCTGTTTTAAAGATGCATCAGGTACTTCATCTCCACAAAAAGTTTTTGATACAATTAAAATGGCTAGAAAATTAGTTGGTGAAGATACTCACATTAGACTTCATACTCATGAAACTGCTGGTGTATCTGTTGCTTGTTATTTAGCAGCATTAGAAGCTGGTGCAGATGGTATTGATTTAGCTGCATCTCCTGTATCTGGTGGAACTTCACAACCAGATATTCTAACAATGATGCATGCTGTTAAAGGTAAAGATTATGATTTAGGTGGTTTAGAGCTTGATAAAGTATTAAAATATCAAGAGGTTTTAAATGATTGTTTAAAAGATTATTTTATGCCTCCTGAAGCTACTCAAGTTTCACCATTAATTCCATTTTCACCAATGCCAGGTGGTGCTTTAACAGCAAATACTCAAATGATGAGAGATAATGGCACATTGGATAAATTTCCAGAAGTAATTAAAGCTATGAGAGAAGTTGTTGAAAAAGGTGGTTATGGAACTTCTGTAACTCCTGTTTCTCAATTTTATTGGCAACAAGCTTATGCAAATGTAATGTTTGGACCTTGGAAACAAATAGCTCCTGGTTATGGAAAAATGGTATTAGGTTATTTTGGTAAAACTCCAGTAAAACCTGATGCAGAGATTGTTAAACTTGCATCTGAAAAATTAAAACTTGAACCAACATCTGAAAATCCTTTAGATATTGCAGATAGAGATGAAAAGAAAACTTTTGCTTATTGGGAAAATAGGCTAAAAGAAGAAAGTATTGAAGCAACAGAAGAAAATATTTTTATTGCTGCTGCTTGTGACGAAAAAGGGATTGCTTTCTTAAAAGGAAATGGTCCATTAAGTGTAAGAAAAAATGATGATTCAACATGTGAAAACGATAAAGAATGTGTAGTAGGAGAAAATAAAGGTATGAGTAACGCAACTGGAAATTATACTGTAGTAGTAGATGGACAAAAATTTAATGTAACTGTAGCAGAAGGAAATGCTGATATTCAAGTAACACCTGCAGCTGAAGCGCCAGCAGCAGCATCAAGTACACCTGCACCAGCAGGAGGAACTGAAATTCCTGCAACTGTAGCTGGAAATGTTTGGAAAATGAACATTAAAGTTGGTGATACGGTTAAAAAAGGTGATGTTGTAGCAATTCTTGAAGCAATGAAAATGGAGATTGATGTAGAAGCTCCTTGTGATGGAACTATATCTGCTATTTTAGCAAATCCAAGTGATCCAGTAGAAGAAGGTCAAGCAATAGCTACTATTAGCTAA
- a CDS encoding OadG family transporter subunit, whose protein sequence is METNLIAEAFKFMVLGMGIVFTFLIVMVYALKLQAKIIGKYFPEKKVEPKKPQTTTTSTNNNTAKMAAIVAAVQHHKNLKG, encoded by the coding sequence ATGGAAACAAACTTAATTGCTGAAGCATTCAAGTTTATGGTCTTAGGTATGGGAATTGTATTCACTTTTCTTATAGTCATGGTCTACGCTCTTAAATTACAAGCTAAGATAATCGGAAAGTATTTTCCTGAAAAGAAAGTAGAACCAAAAAAACCACAAACTACAACAACTTCAACTAACAACAACACTGCAAAAATGGCCGCTATTGTAGCTGCTGTACAACATCACAAAAATCTAAAAGGTTAA